In a genomic window of Vulpes lagopus strain Blue_001 chromosome 13, ASM1834538v1, whole genome shotgun sequence:
- the TEX47 gene encoding testis-expressed protein 47 codes for MAFPVHIQKTNKRTFPVESLLMPQIPRGNYFHLQEEKQRLQLKKFLLHRMFLVATITANTEKKDISDYYEQVFQSILKHHLGEAVTGFLLVYPTSILHILETSSGTLYRILLDYLNHKQNETEFFIQGMKIIVVSHNIPTRLFMQWHVSVMKVPVMYLDDVTQTQSLEEVITEFLTQTHKLALHLLKTVKVGAKGPGDNLHQIAPELLIPEQIIKYLCKSEQFMDPETFIDMYNKPIHVTLDSDVIWPAPTYF; via the coding sequence ATGGCTTTCCCAGTCCATATCCAAAAGACCAACAAAAGGACTTTTCCAGTGGAATCGCTTCTAATGCCACAAATTCCACGTGGCAATTACTTTCATCTTcaggaagagaagcaaagacTACAGCTAAAGAAATTCCTTCTTCATAGGATGTTTCTAGTGGCCACGATAACAgcgaatacagaaaaaaaagatatttctgacTATTATGAGCAAGTGTTTCAgtcaattttaaaacatcaccTAGGAGAAGCAGTGACAGGGTTTTTGCTCGTATATCCTACTTCTATTCTGCATATCCTTGAGACCTCCAGTGGTACCCTTTACCGAATTCTTTTAGATTATCTTAACCATAAACAGaatgaaacagaattttttatCCAAGGAATGAAAATTATAGTTGTATCCCATAACATCCCAACAAGACTTTTCATGCAATGGCATGTTTCAGTAATGAAAGTTCCAGTCATGTATCTTGATGATGTGACACAGACACAGTCCCTAGAGGAGGTCATCACAGAGTTTCTCACTCAGACTCATAAACTGGCACTCCACCTTCTAAAGACTGTTAAAGTGGGTGCTAAAGGACCAGGGGATAACTTGCACCAAATTGCACCTGAACTGCTCATCCCAGAACAAATAATAAAGTACTTGTGCAAATCTGAACAATTCATGGATCCAGAAACTTTCATAGACATGTATAATAAGCCTATACATGTCACTTTGGATTCTGATGTGATATGGCCTGCTCCCACCTATTTCTAG